The Oncorhynchus masou masou isolate Uvic2021 chromosome 6, UVic_Omas_1.1, whole genome shotgun sequence genome has a window encoding:
- the LOC135542361 gene encoding bladder cancer-associated protein codes for MYCLQWLLPVLLIPKPLNPALWFNHSMFMGFYLLSFLLERKPCTICALVFLAALFLICYSCWGNCFLYHCHDSTLPDSAHDPSIVGN; via the coding sequence ATGTACTGCCTTCAGTGgttgctcccagtcctcctcATCCCGAAACCCCTGAATCCGGCCTTATGGTTCAATCACTCAATGTTCATGGGCTTCTACCTGCTCAGCTTCCTTCTGGAGAGGAAGCCATGTACCATTTGTGCCTTAGTATTCCTGGCAGCCCTGTTTCTCATCTGCTACAGCTGCTGGGGAAACTGTTTTCTGTACCACTGCCATGACTCCACACTGCCAGACTCTGCACACGACCCCAGCATTGTGGGTAACTAA